Proteins encoded by one window of Lathyrus oleraceus cultivar Zhongwan6 chromosome 1, CAAS_Psat_ZW6_1.0, whole genome shotgun sequence:
- the LOC127116232 gene encoding trihelix transcription factor ENAP1: MDDMEDDARYPSKGYPLRRKNPNLRQKHPIRNLQYHRYDDPEDNNIDDEYEDEEPVEFDDYSIGENGIENGYVGNFEGNEGFIRKKRKLRSGGSGGGGGGSSVSNYELVPRGKFSYVNRGGGGSGGGGSSSGSEEWTEHATFVLLEIWGEKFLQIGRNSLRSEEWHEVSEKVSEELKVERDVSQCRSVLDKVKRRYKKEKSRMDEMGLGVNSCKWPFFKRMDMLMSSSARQEYGLACGVDSGEYVFMNTRVYLNRSNGFDEMMDSPGESETSEDDHEDDDFDGDDDEEEDEVDKEEEEASYRVLADSIQKFGKIYEKIENTKRQQMMELEKMRVDFNRELELQKKQILERAQDEISKIQVGDDGDDEDEDTDTSADNLSE; encoded by the coding sequence ATGGACGACATGGAAGACGACGCTAGGTACCCATCAAAGGGATACCCATTGAGACGCAAAAACCCTAATCTTCGTCAAAAACACCCAATTCGTAACTTACAATATCATCGCTACGACGATCCCGAAGACAACAACATCGACGATGAATACGAAGATGAAGAACCCGTAGAATTCGACGATTACAGCATAGGTGAAAACGGAATTGAAAATGGGTACGTTGGTAATTTTGAAGGAAACGAAGGGTTCATTAGGAAGAAGAGAAAATTACGAAGCGGTGGtagtggtggtggtggtggtggttctTCTGTTTCAAACTATGAATTGGTTCCACGTGGCAAATTCTCATACGTTAATCGCGGTGGTGGTGGTTCTGGTGGTGGGGGTTCTTCTTCTGGTTCTGAGGAATGGACAGAACATGCGACTTTTGTGTTGTTGGAGATTTGGGGGGAAAAGTTTCTTCAAATTGGGAGAAACAGTTTGAGATCGGAGGAATGGCATGAGGTTTCTGAGAAAGTTTCGGAAGAGTTAAAAGTCGAACGGGACGTTTCACAGTGTAGAAGTGTTTTGGATAAGGTGAAAAGAAGGTACAAGAAAGAGAAAAGTAGAATGGATGAAATGGGTTTGGGTGTGAATTCTTGCAAGTGGCCATTTTTCAAGAGGATGGATATGTTGATGTCTTCCTCTGCAAGACAAGAGTATGGACTTGCTTGTGGTGTTGATTCCGGCGAGTATGTGTTTATGAATACAAGGGTTTATTTGAATAGGTCTAATGGTTTTGATGAAATGATGGATAGTCCTGGTGAGTCCGAGACTTCTGAGGATGATCATGAAGACGATGATTTCGATGGCGATGATGATGAGGAGGAAGACGAGGTGGATAAGGAAGAGGAGGAGGCTTCATATCGGGTGTTGGCTGATTCTATTCAGAAGTTTGGGAAGATATACGAGAAGATTGAGAATACGAAGAGGCAACAGATGATGGAGTTGGAGAAGATGAGGGTGGATTTTAATAGGGAGTTGGAGTTGCAGAAGAAGCAGATTTTGGAAAGGGCTCAGGATGAAATATCGAAAATACAGGTAGGAGATGATGGCGATGATGAAGATGAGGACACTGATACTTCTGCAGATAATCTCAGTGAATAA